A DNA window from Oncorhynchus tshawytscha isolate Ot180627B linkage group LG13, Otsh_v2.0, whole genome shotgun sequence contains the following coding sequences:
- the LOC112265589 gene encoding non-histone chromosomal protein HMG-14 isoform X1 encodes MPKRSKANNDTEVEPKRRSTRLSSKPTTPAKAEPKAKTPVKAAAKPKKVKAVVEKSKPEEKKEDPEEEATPAENGEAKAEEEAAEEEDADADEPEKEEDEAE; translated from the exons GCAAATAATGACACTGAAGTTGAG CCAAAGAGGAGATCCACGAGGTTATCATCT AAACCCACTACTCCAGCTAAAGCAGAGCCTAAGgcaaag ACACCAGTCAAGGCAGCAGCCAAACCCAAAAAGGTAAAGGCGGTAGTCGAGAAGTCCAAGCctgaggagaagaaagaggatcCTGAGGAAGAAGCAACACCGGCAGAAAACGGAGAGGCCAAAGCTGAGGAG GAGGCAGCAGAAGAGGAAGATGCTGATGCAGACGAGCctgagaaagaggaggatgaggcaGAATAA
- the LOC112265589 gene encoding high mobility group nucleosome-binding domain-containing protein 3 isoform X2 has product MPKRSKANNDTEVEPKRRSTRLSSKPTTPAKAEPKAKTPVKAAAKPKKVKAVVEKSKPEEKKEDPEEEATPAENGEAKAEEAAEEEDADADEPEKEEDEAE; this is encoded by the exons GCAAATAATGACACTGAAGTTGAG CCAAAGAGGAGATCCACGAGGTTATCATCT AAACCCACTACTCCAGCTAAAGCAGAGCCTAAGgcaaag ACACCAGTCAAGGCAGCAGCCAAACCCAAAAAGGTAAAGGCGGTAGTCGAGAAGTCCAAGCctgaggagaagaaagaggatcCTGAGGAAGAAGCAACACCGGCAGAAAACGGAGAGGCCAAAGCTGAGGAG GCAGCAGAAGAGGAAGATGCTGATGCAGACGAGCctgagaaagaggaggatgaggcaGAATAA